CACCGCCGATGGCGAAGGCGTGTCGCCGCCGTTGTTCTGGACCGACGTGCCCGAGGGGGCGGTGCGGCTGGCGCTGCTGGTCGAGGATGCCGATGCGCCGACCCCGTCGCCGCTGGTCCACGCCGTGGTGTGGGATCTGCCCGCGGGCGATGGCGAGCTCAAGGAAGGCGCGATCGTCGCCGACAAGCGGCGCGATGCTGCCGATGGCAGCGATGTCGGGCGCAACAGCTATTTCGCTGAAGGCTGGCTGCCGCCCGACCCGCCCACCGGCCACGGCGTCCACCATTACGCCTTCCAGCTCTTCGCGCTGGCCGAGGGGCCTGATCTCAAGGAAAACCCCAATCGGGGCGCGATGCTGAAAGCAATGCGCGGGCGCGTGCTTGCGGCGGGGCTGCTGACCGGCACCTATTCGCGCGGCGAGGCCCAGCCCACCGGCCTGGTAGGCAAGGCCGTCCCCGCCGCGGCGTAAGGGGCATCGCTCAGCCGTTGACGATCATCCCCCCATTGGGATGGAGCACCTGCCCCGACATATAGCTCGAATCCTCGCACGCCAAAAACAGGAAGCT
The genomic region above belongs to Sphingomonas qomolangmaensis and contains:
- a CDS encoding YbhB/YbcL family Raf kinase inhibitor-like protein; protein product: MLEHVPRWLGKALSGLRAGQDKLAIAHAELGSFESIRLASPAFANGARLPERFTADGEGVSPPLFWTDVPEGAVRLALLVEDADAPTPSPLVHAVVWDLPAGDGELKEGAIVADKRRDAADGSDVGRNSYFAEGWLPPDPPTGHGVHHYAFQLFALAEGPDLKENPNRGAMLKAMRGRVLAAGLLTGTYSRGEAQPTGLVGKAVPAAA